The sequence AGGCCCGCGGAAACGACCTGCAAAATGCTCTACCAGTCCGGAACCTTGTTTTTTTGTAGGTACAAATCCGGAGCTTGAATGAGATAATGGAGAATTTCTCTGTGCGAGCACGGGGCACATCCAAAACttccgctctctctctctctacagtCTACTACATGTAATTAAAACTTTAAAATGCTGTGTCGTTTCCCATTTGAATCAAACACGTCCGGTCCATTCCGTAGCTTTTAGCAGTTTGGTCAAACTGGGCAACCTATGTTGCAACGGTGACCTTTTCAAGCACAAAACTGCTCTGTTTCCGGGCGAAGTGAAGCCGTTAACCCATGATTTGGTGTTGGTATGCAAGGTCATTGAGAGTTTGAGACTTGGAAGGAAGGATTGTCCTTCGTGCTTTTTCCCAAACCTGAACCCCAAAGGTAACTTGCCGGACCTGCCTCCCCCTCTTGGCCGTTGCCGGTAGCTTCACTTCGCCGCCATTCTCGCCCTCACAGACAGTAGTCTTCTCCCACGGCACTCAACGCATCCGGACTTTTTGGGAGCACCCCAGCATTACATAGCCGGCACAGCTCCGGACCCTCGCCGTGCCACGCCAGATACGACGAGCCAGCCACCCCCCGATGGAGCCGGTGGCGACGACGCCGGacgctaccaccaccaccaccccgttcgccgccgccgcggacgaggAGGCGTCGACGCGGCGCGTGGCGAACCGCATCATCCGCGCGCTGCAGCACCAgctccggctgctgcaccgCGCGGGGGCGGAGTTCTTCGTGCTCGGCGCCACGGGGAACGTGTACACGGTGACGctgtccgccgcgccggcgtgcACGTGCCCGGACCCCGCCGCGCCCTGCAAGCACATCCTCTTCGTCCTGCTCCGCGTCCTCGGCCTCTCCCTCGACGATGCCTGCGTCTGGAGGCAGACGCTGCGCCCGTGCCAGGTCGCGCGCCTCGTCGCCGCGCCCACGCACCcggacgcgctcgccggcgcgcgcgccagGGAGCGGTTCCACCAGCTCTGGTCGgcggcccgccccgccgccgacggccgccgggacgcggcggcgtcgtcggGGAGGCCGCTCGACGGCGCGGCGTGCCCGGTGTGCCTCGAGGagatggcgccggcggccgcgccggtgCAGCAGGCGGTCCTGACGTGCAGGACGTGCCGGAACGCGGTGCACGCCGAGTGCTTCGCGCGGTGGAAGCGCagccgcgcgcggcgggcggcgacgtgCGTCGTGTGCCGCTCGCGGTGGCGGCAGCCCAGCCGGGAGCAGGAGCGGGAGCAGTACATGAACCTCGCCGCCTACATgaacgacggcgacggcgacgtggcGATGCAGAGCGCCGACGGCGGGCTGTGCGCCGGCTGGTAGTTGTGTAACGCGGCCGTTCGTTTATTCGTGACATGGCCTGCTGTGAAGCTGTACTTAAATAGCATGTCAATTCATTAAttgctttctctttttctttgttttatatATTTACGTAGGGAACTGACTTGTACGACATACATCATGTACTACAAACCTGATATGTATACCTTAATGAAACAATTCTTTTCTAATTTTTGTGCAAATTCTTTACTATTTTTTGTGCAAATCTCAGCGATTATTTCCCTTCTGGTGACGATACGAGGATGCATCATACTAGCAGGGTAGCTCACGATGATGCTATATTTCAATTGCACGAATACAAGTTTCCTTTTGCTTTCGATCTGatacaaaagaaaaaccagGCTTTCTTGCCAGGTTTCTACAACTTCCAACAAAGCTAGCTGTCTCGCCGCCGTCTAATGCCGCTTAGTGCCAGTGGTGGTAAACTGGTAATGGATCATGGCTCTAATATCTCCTTCACAATCAAACACACTATTaatccctccgttccaaattataagacattctaacaatcttggagagtcaaaaatatttatgtttgaccaaatttatataatagaataataatatttattatataaattaagtaccattagattctttattagttatattttcatagtacatcaatttgatatcataaatcgttatatttctctctataatcttggtcaaacttgagattgttttgactctccaagattcttgggatgtcttataatttggaacggagggagtattaatcTGTTTTCTTGAACTAGTACCACTTCTTTTTCACACTTTGGGTTCTCAAAGAAAATCTCATGTGTTTTaacttcaaaagaaaatgaaaacttACAAGTGATGAGCGTTTACTAGAAATCCAAATTAGCACACAACGGCTAATTAGGCACCAATATCCACACATCATTACATTTATTTATAGCTTTGAAGGTCAGGACTACAATCCTTCGTTACATCGTGCCCAATAAAATTGGGGCTGGAATTGACCAAAGACAGGGCTTCAACCCTCCCAGGGTGTGATGCAAATACACTACACCATAAGAGTGCCAAGCAAGCCCCGTCCAAAAACAAACTGACGCTACCATAGGGCATAGAGGATGTCCATCCACTGACAAGTCAGCTGGCTGGATCGGAACTGAACCCTGAAACACCCTCGATACATAGTCTCCATACAACCGAGAGGTTGCATGAACAAAACCAAACTAAGCATGACCATAGACTACTACAGCACAGGTCAAGCTAGAAGTGCAGCAAAAAAACAGCCGCAATGGCATGTAAACATGCGTGCACCCTCTAGCCTAAAAAGGAATTGCTAATGAAGCATCAAGCAAGCTACTCAAACATCGAAAAAGAGATGCTTGTTGCATGCTCAAAACTAATCATCGACCAACCGCGCGAATCAGTTCCTGTTGATGGACACCCGGCCGTTGACCTCGTCGGTGATGAAGGGCATGCAGCTGGAGCTGCGGGcgatgccggcgccggcgccggccttcGCCACGGCGGCAGCCTCCCTGCCGACCTCCCTGGGGTTGATGCTGGACCTGGACCTGGGGCCGAGCTTGGCCCGGCGCCTGAGGATCTCGCGCATGGCCTCCGCCTGGTGCAGCACCGGGTGCGTCCGGCCGAAGCCGTTGAAGCGCTTGCACACGGCCATGTGCGCCCGGAGCGCCTCCTccagcggcgcgccgccgctcttGCCGGCCTCCTCGCGCACGGCCTCCGCGCAGAGGCCGCAGACCCAGCGCCCGGCGAACCGGCGGCGCACGCCGCGGATGTACTCGGGCGTGCACTCCTCCGACATGCCGCAGCACTCGCACTTGGCGTCCTCCACCTCGGGGACGGGGtgcagcggctgcggcggcttCTCCTCGgccgtcgtcgtcttctccttgGCGCCGTGCGGGTGGTGGAGCTCGTGGGAGACGTCGGACACGGTGCGCTGGAGGGCGTCGGACGAGGTCCGGCGCCGCTTCTCGCCGCCGTTGCATGTTGTGGCCGTGGGGACAGCGCTGCCGACGTTGCTCGCCATCGCaaggaacggcgccgccatggccatggcgacTGCGCACGCCTCTCTGCTGGGAGCCATGTGGAtcaaaatctctctctctctctctctctctctctctctcctctctctctctctctcctctctctctctctctctctctctctctctctctctctctctcctctctctctctctctctctctctctctctctctctctctctcgcttgGTGAAGTGAAGATGGTCGGATTGCTGCTCactgtttgctttgtatgtgcATGGGGAGCAGCCATGAACAACTCGGAGCTATTTATAGAGGTTCGAGAGGTCGGGCAGCCACACAATGTGTCAAAAAGGTTAGCGTGCAACAACGTGTGTGGTGGATCGGCGGTGCACCACTGCACAAATTGTGACCTCGAGAGATTTGGTATGTGGAACAGTAGAAGAAAGTGCTAGCCGGCCGATGGAGAGACCTTTTCGCCAAGTTGGGGCCGGAGGCATCAGCGTGACGCACGGGCTGTTGAGTTCTTGATCCGGTGCCCGTGATATGGTGTGGCGAGAGCAGCATGCGGCCATCAAGTGGGGTTGAAAATGCGTGGCCGGAGTAAGCAAAAGGTGACGGCGAAATCCGGccaattgcattgcatgtttcGGCGGCCTTGCTTATAACTGTAGTACTGTTGAAGGCGTGATCAAAAGATTTTGTTCGCAGTGTTGTTTTCATCTCCCGTGGTTACTAACTAACCGGGTTCATCTAAAGTTGATTAATTATCTGTAATCATCACATACGCATGTAGTCTAATAATTTTTCAGGTACTGAACATCGAAGAATTCGATTATTGTCTGTCTCGTACTAACACAGAGTAATCATTGGTCAAATAAAAACTACATGTCCTAATTAAGGATATAATTAAATTAAATCAACATTTTTTAACTAACACTTACAATATCATATCCATGTGTGTCGTCGCATCTAGCTGGCTCTCCACGATCCACATCACTAGTGCTGGCATCCATGGCCTTGATTCCATCTCATGCCTGGACAGGCTGGAAAGTATAGTGGCTCACGAGCAGCTCGCCGCGGAGAAGTCTCGAAGTGGGCTTTCTACTTTTCTAGACTTTTTCTTTTTGCGCTGCTACATCTCTAGACTTTGGCGCCGCAGTTCTGAGCAACTAGGAATGGAGTTTGAGATCTGCCAATCAATGTCCGGGCTCCAGGCAGATATTGTTTGTCTGGCCTCGGCTCAACCACACAtactgatgatttttttttcaatgaaatAGATCAATATCCTagtcctagctagctagctagctagctagcctctTGGTCCGAAATACAGTGTTTCACATGGCATTCAGGAAGACAGGAAGTGACCACGAGATACTGGTTTGCAATTTGCCGAGATGGAGAGCGCTAAAGACCTTTAAATCAGAACAAAACTATAGCCCATTTGAAGAACTCCGAACTCTCATTTTAGTTGCAACATTTCGTCAGAAGCTTCTTGAGAAAATTAAGGGAAAAAAATTGGGGGTCGAGCGATAAGTGATCAGCAGCACAGCTCCTTTTTTGCCAAAAGCTATCAGCTTATCataccatgcatgcatggcttATCAGCCTTTCCTCCTCCAGTCATTTTCGCGCTATCAGAAAAGCAGCTGGGCTAGCTTATCGATCGATCAAGTCGTTGGAGTAGTAAGTGCACAAAGTTTGCAGGTCACGTGCGAAGCTGATcagcccctctctccctcctccctccgttGCCTTCAGCAGCAGGGGGACTGTAGATATTGTGCGACTGCGACATGGACGTGGTAGGTCGTTATTGTTATGTCAGCAGTGACACAAGTCGTCGAGTCGGCTATAATGCAGTGTCGTTACACTTGCATGCTGATTGGCATTTTTTGATGAGTCCCCATGTGAATTTTGGTCCCCCAAACTTTCATCATTAGTGATGATGATATGCTGAATGGCCATTATCGATTGGtaggtgcaaaaaaaaaaaaaacaatagagGCATAGCAGATGGTTGATGCATGGTTCACGGTGGTTTATAATTACCTAGCCTTGACAAATGACACTGAAGAGGTTCTAAGTGAAGCATTCGCATGCAACGTAGGTGAGACGGTGATGAACACTACAATAAAGGTTTGTACGGGTGGGCAAAAAGTAATTTTTAGGGGAATGCTGTTTGCAGGGGTAGATAATGCATCCACTTCTGAAAATctatttttagggatgggtgaggGCATGACCCGTCCTAGAAATAGATTTTTAGGAGCGGATCAAGGAGTCATCAGTCCCCAACAgatcaaataaaaaacaaaacaaagcaCCACAGCAGCTGTGAGCCGTGCGCAGTACCTCCGCCGCAACGCTCCATGCCGAGCCACCACTGTTGCAACGCCGCATGGCTGAGCCATGTGCCGCACCGTGCCCACACTAACTTACCTCATACATGTTAAggctaattttatattttgcaAACATTTAATTATTAGGTACAATAAAATATATTTGTCATATTTTTCCCTAATTTTGTAGGTCTGAATAGTCTTATTGtacaaatttcacaatttttcaagattgtttgctatttatttttaattaaaCAATTTTTCTGAATAATTTGGAAAAATATGTTATGAATTTAATTATTAGGTACAATAAAATAAGTTTGACTTCATCCGAGattatatgaaaaagttatgcttTTTTTTACGTGGaaacatttgtaggggcgggtcatgccatcatccgcccctaaaaatacatttgtaGGGAAAGGTGAGGCCataacccgcccctacaaatgccacCATTTTTAGTGGCGGTTCATGGcatcacccacccctagaaATGCTCTTTTTTGGACTGAGTGACGCCATTAGCCGCTGTTAAAAATGTCGCTTATTTTTAGGGACGGATAAGGGGGTGACTCGCCCCTAAAATGGTTTTCTAGAGGcgagatgctacagtaatcccactttatttgtagcaacgggtcAAATTTTGACATGCCCTTAAAAAAATCATAGCATtactacaaatcatttttttgTAATAGTGGAAGAGTGATTGAGTTCTTTTGGAACATGCTCGGCTTCGTCATTTTTTCCTTACTTTTACTGTCTTAAACCTTTTTTCTAATATAACAAGCAGCTCTCTAGCCGGTTTATTTAAAATAATATGGATATAATACTACTATAATTTACGACCGGCTGTATTTTGTACGGTTGTCTCCTTTTATATATAGAGAAAATCAGGCGGCCAACCCACACTAGATATATGTATGCATGTGAGGgatggagagagaaaagaaaatggactGATGATAAAGGAAGAATAAATGAGGAAAGCCTGGCGATTGGTTTGGATGGCTGGTGTGCTTCGTGCCTGAAGATTCAAGAGTTTGATTTAGTTTGGAGCATGTTGTTGTTCTCTGGTGATGCCAGGACTAGGATGCTCGGCAAGTGcaaatgtctttttttttcaagtaaAATATATTACCGGTCCTCGAACTTATCAGAGTATGTCATCTCGATCACTAAATTTATAAAATTAGGAATCTGGGTGAACTTATCAGGTGTATCATCCTTATCCCTAGGCTTAGAAAACCAGGCATCCAAGTCCATGCCATAACTAAAAGTGGTTTCTAAccatatttttagtttaaaaataaatccaacaaataatagatatagttTTCAAACCATAAAAATATGTCTAAGCCTCCAAAattctccaaaaaaaattaaaagaaaagataataaAAAATACATCAGAgtctaaataaaaaaattagggCTCATGAAAATAAGATCACCTGAGATACATCCAACCTAAGTTATGTTTCCACCCTACGG comes from Panicum virgatum strain AP13 chromosome 4K, P.virgatum_v5, whole genome shotgun sequence and encodes:
- the LOC120704820 gene encoding mitogen-activated protein kinase kinase kinase 1-like, whose translation is MEPVATTPDATTTTTPFAAAADEEASTRRVANRIIRALQHQLRLLHRAGAEFFVLGATGNVYTVTLSAAPACTCPDPAAPCKHILFVLLRVLGLSLDDACVWRQTLRPCQVARLVAAPTHPDALAGARARERFHQLWSAARPAADGRRDAAASSGRPLDGAACPVCLEEMAPAAAPVQQAVLTCRTCRNAVHAECFARWKRSRARRAATCVVCRSRWRQPSREQEREQYMNLAAYMNDGDGDVAMQSADGGLCAGW
- the LOC120704821 gene encoding uncharacterized protein LOC120704821 isoform X1 codes for the protein MAAPHAHTKQTVSSNPTIFTSPSEREREILIHMAPSREACAVAMAMAAPFLAMASNVGSAVPTATTCNGGEKRRRTSSDALQRTVSDVSHELHHPHGAKEKTTTAEEKPPQPLHPVPEVEDAKCECCGMSEECTPEYIRGVRRRFAGRWVCGLCAEAVREEAGKSGGAPLEEALRAHMAVCKRFNGFGRTHPVLHQAEAMREILRRRAKLGPRSRSSINPREVGREAAAVAKAGAGAGIARSSSCMPFITDEVNGRVSINRN
- the LOC120704821 gene encoding uncharacterized protein LOC120704821 isoform X2, which gives rise to MAPSREACAVAMAMAAPFLAMASNVGSAVPTATTCNGGEKRRRTSSDALQRTVSDVSHELHHPHGAKEKTTTAEEKPPQPLHPVPEVEDAKCECCGMSEECTPEYIRGVRRRFAGRWVCGLCAEAVREEAGKSGGAPLEEALRAHMAVCKRFNGFGRTHPVLHQAEAMREILRRRAKLGPRSRSSINPREVGREAAAVAKAGAGAGIARSSSCMPFITDEVNGRVSINRN